A window of Diadema setosum chromosome 2, eeDiaSeto1, whole genome shotgun sequence contains these coding sequences:
- the LOC140245917 gene encoding uncharacterized protein, translating to MPKSELTQFDGNPLEYCSFVNKFDAMIECKPGNDKVKLMYLIQFCAGKARDSIENCTFLGLEGYKKAREILHDQFGQPFLVTTAHVMKVLSRQQIRPNNGAALWDLTRAMRRCEMVLSRMGFRADTDSSDNLLRIQQLLPRHICRWSGQNEHTP from the coding sequence ATGCCCAAGTCTGAACTGACCCAATTTGATGGCAATCCATTAGAATATTGTAGTTTTGTTAACAAGTTCGATGCTATGATTGAATGTAAACCAGGCAATGATAAAGTAAAACTGATGTACCTAATACAGTTCTGTGCAGGAAAGGCCAGAGATAGCATTGAGAACTGCACATTTCTAGGTCTAGAGGGGTACAAAAAGGCCAGGGAAATCCTTCATGACCAGTTTGGGCAGCCCTTCCTGGTGACCACTGCCCACGTGATGAAGGTGCTGAGTCGTCAGCAAATAAGACCCAACAATGGAGCTGCTCTGTGGGACCTCACCAGGGCCATGCGGCGATGTGAGATGGTCTTGTCGCGTATGGGATTCCGGGCTGATACGGACAGCTCAGATAACCTGCTGCGGATCCAACAGCTCCTTCCCAGGCATATATGCAGGTGGAGTGGGCAAAACGAGCACACACCATGA
- the LOC140245928 gene encoding uncharacterized protein codes for MVQCEEFPSELTGKSWNKTLEKLNPQRTEWTFNPPTASHMGGVWERMIRSVKRILQSLLGDHVLCEEILSTTLTEIEWILNSRPLTKLPMDATDDKPLIPNHLLLMKRHQNTTPGTFTKEDKYGRRRWRQTQYIASVFWRRWRKEYLSLLQEWQRWTRPQRNLAKDDLVLVVDDNLSCGQWSLGQVVEVSQEGMGE; via the exons ATGGTGCAATGCGAGGAGTTTCCCTCTGAGCTCACAGGAAAGTCCTGGAACAAGACACTGGAGAAGCTAAATCCACAA AGGACTGAATGGACGTTCAATCCACCAACAGCAAGCCACATGGGTGGCGTCTGGGAGAGAATGATCCGTTCCGTCAAACGGATCCTACAAAGTCTCCTAGGTGACCATGTGCTGTGTGAAGAAATACTCAGTACCACTCTAACAGAGATCGAGTGGATTCTCAATTCACGCCCACTAACCAAACTCCCCATGGATGCCACTGATGACAAACCACTCATCCCCAACCATCTGCTACTGATGAAGAGACACCAAAATACGACGCCAGGGACCTTCACAAAAGAGGACAAGTATGGCAGGAGACGCTGGCGCCAGACACAATACATTGCCTCTGTGTTCTGGAGAAGATGGCGCAAGGAATACCTCTCCCTCCTTCAAGAGTGGCAACGGTGGACTCGACCCCAGAGAAATCTCGCCAAGGATGATTTGGTCTTGGTTGTGGACGACAACCTTTCATGTGGACAGTGGTCCTTGGGGCAGGTTGTGGAGGTTTCCCAGGAAGGGATGGGAGAGTGA
- the LOC140246096 gene encoding cysteine-rich DPF motif domain-containing protein 1-like, with amino-acid sequence MELNSEEKRGVFECSLCSFTCPYDYYGRKPGFLKSIVLLEEAYVMRDPFTPENRHLTVGGCCSVCNRTVCVGKDCSVFYTRRFCVDCVTKNLEEFPKEICQDFCKKDKG; translated from the exons ATGGAGCTGAATTCTGAGGAGAAAAGAGGCGTCTTTGAGTGCTCTTTATGCAGTTTCACCTGTCCATATGACTACTATGGGAGGAAGCCAGGATTTCTCAAATCAATTGT ACTTCTTGAAGAGGCCTATGTCATGAGGGATCCATTCACACCAGAGAATCGCCATTTGACTGTAGGAGGATGCTGCTCAGTGTGCAACAGGACAGTCTGTGTAGGCAAG gACTGCAGTGTATTCTACACCAGGCGATTCTGTGTGGACTGTGTGACAAAAAACCTTGAGGAGTTTCCCAAGGAAATATGTCAG GATTTCTGCAAGAAAGACAAGGGATGA